Genomic segment of Peribacillus frigoritolerans:
GGATCCAATAAATCCGGTGGTGAACCGATAATCGGAACCAACGGAGCCGTTTTTTCCATATCCAGCCTTGGCACCGTTTTAAGCAGACCTCTTGTATATGGATGCTGCGGGTTTGAAAATATAGCCTCTACCGTACCCGTCTCAACAACCTTGCCTGCATACATGACGACTACCCGTTCACAAGTTTCCGCAACCACACCTAAATCATGAGTGATTAAAATGATGGAAGTATCCATTCTTCGTTGGATATCTTTCATCAGTTCCAAAATTTGCGCTTGTATCGTTACATCCAATGCAGTTGTAGGTTCATCGGCAATCAGTAATTTCGGTTCACAAGCAAGGGCCATCGCTATCATTGCCCTTTGGCGCATACCACCTGAAAACTCATGCGGATATTGCTGCATCCTTTTTTCAGGCTGTGGAATACCTACCAGTTTCAGTGTTTCCAACGCCCGTTCGTATGCATCATTTCGGGACATGTTTTTATTATGCTTTAAAATGCCTTCCATGATCTGGCTGCCGATTTTTGTCGTTGGATTGAGCGAAGTCATCGGATCCTGGAAAATCATGCTGATTTCATTTCCACGAATCTTCTGCATTTCCTTTTCACTCATTTTAAGAAGGTCTTTACCCCCAAAGTT
This window contains:
- a CDS encoding ABC transporter ATP-binding protein gives rise to the protein MENLLEVNDLQITFHTYAGKVQAVRGVNFDVKKGEAVAIVGESGCGKSVTAKSIMRLLETPPAEYGKGSINFGGKDLLKMSEKEMQKIRGNEISMIFQDPMTSLNPTTKIGSQIMEGILKHNKNMSRNDAYERALETLKLVGIPQPEKRMQQYPHEFSGGMRQRAMIAMALACEPKLLIADEPTTALDVTIQAQILELMKDIQRRMDTSIILITHDLGVVAETCERVVVMYAGKVVETGTVEAIFSNPQHPYTRGLLKTVPRLDMEKTAPLVPIIGSPPDLLDPPKGCPFYPRCESAMKVCKDHDPELEVVEEGQTAACWLHHPMAKAAQVQAPTNV